From Helicoverpa zea isolate HzStark_Cry1AcR chromosome 23, ilHelZeax1.1, whole genome shotgun sequence, one genomic window encodes:
- the LOC124642121 gene encoding uncharacterized protein LOC124642121, translating to MYQASHIIFRAVEIKIKLKTFKLNVNCHYPPTAAHSPHNFIPFLCAGVETSRGLKNILSAGKYSVIMGKRKRERSKSEILRKIRRLERKLRSSSSSSGQHEEEHYSSHSRSRTPDSRRLSLYSDDSEVIRRNNPMRSEVVIPNSPSHTSDAPIIIPQGHIASSNDAIIVEPDVLPPEILEALGDSTGKEEILGPPINEEISKRWGRILVEGLTREAKEAIMKATLTPENFTLSKAPKLNLEMSAVISDSIKHRDKLLEKAQNQLGLGIAGLGNLASSLIKDDQPKMEILKKLSDVSRIFLDLHYENSQHRRKLITSALDKKFTATMSDLKRDSFLFGTDLGEKIKATKTAEKSGLQIKRNNFSVPSTSRQQGNWRGPPRFQSTKGSKPGGQKPRYTPSQGQSTQQGRRQPASNRAPPARKTDRTRRNH from the exons ATGTACCAGGCGTCGCACATAATTTTTAGAGCTgtagaaataaaaatcaaattaaaaacctttaaattAAACGTCAACTGTCATTACCCACCGACTGCAGCGCACTCCCCGCACAACTTCATTCCTTTTCTATGTGCAGGCGTCGAAACATCGCGtgggttaaaaaatattttaagtgctgGAAAATACAGTGTCATTATGGGAAAACGTAAAAGGGAACGTAGTAAATCGGAAATTCTTCGAAAGATAAGGCGTTTAGAACGAAAACTGCGTtcgtcatcgtcatcatctgGTCAACATGAGGAAG AACATTATTCTTCTCACTCAAGATCGCGTACACCTGACTCCCGGCGGTTGTCTTTGTATTCCGATGATTCGGAAGTGATAAGAAGAAATAATCCAATGAGATCTGAGGTTGTCATACCCAATAGTCCATCGCACACCAGCGATGCACCTATTATCATCCCTCAGGGCCATATTGCTAGTTCAAATGATGCCATAATAGTAGAACCCGACGTTTTGCCGCCTGAAATATTAGAAGCGCTAGGTGACTCAACAGGCAAAGAGGAGATCTTGGGTCCACCTATAAATGAGGAGATCTCTAAACGTTGGGGTAGAATTCTAGTAGAGGGGCTGACTAGAGAGGCGAAGGAAGCCATCATGAAAGCAACCCTAACGCCGGAGAACTTTACCTTATCAAAAGCGCCAAAGCTTAACTTAGAAATGTCGGCGGTCATAAGTGATAGCATTAAGCATCGGGATAAATTGCTCGAAAAAGCTCAGAATCAACTTGGGCTAGGCATTGCTGGCCTGGGTAATCTGGCTTCGTCTCTGATTAAAGACGATCAGCCGAAGATGGAAATATTGAAAAAACTGTCAGATGTCAGTAGAATTTTCCTGGATCTACACTACGAGAATTCTCAACATAGGAGAAAGTTGATTACCTCAGCACTGGATAAAAAATTTACGGCTACTATGAGTGATTTAAAGCGAGATTCATTTCTTTTTGGAACGGACCTTGGAGAAAAAATCAAGGCCACGAAAACGGCTGAAAAATCGGGACTTCAAATAAAACGCAACAATTTTAGCGTTCCTTCTACATCTAGACAACAGGGAAACTGGAGGGGCCCACCCAGGTTTCAATCAACCAAAGGTTCCAAGCCGGGTGGGCAGAAACCGCGGTACACACCCAGTCAAGGACAATCGACACAACAGGGTCGGAGGCAGCCAGCATCCAATCGAGCCCCGCCTGCCCGGAAGACGGACAGAACTCGCAGGAACCACTAG